A stretch of the Camelina sativa cultivar DH55 unplaced genomic scaffold, Cs unpScaffold00427, whole genome shotgun sequence genome encodes the following:
- the LOC104773035 gene encoding putative ABC transporter B family member 8, which yields MRSREKTESISSKSSSTTHVMFRFADWIDIVLMVLGTVGAVGDGMSTNVSLVFASRIMNTLGYGQHHPNSTTFKDEIQKCSLYFVYLGLAILGVAFMEGYCWSKTSERQVVKIRRTYLEAVLRQEISFFDSDASTSEIIHTISTDTSLIXXLLPSQVPIFLMHTSVFITGLVFSAYFSWRLTIVAIPTLALLLIPGLIYGKYLVNLSKKSFKEHTKANSIIEQALSSIKTILSFTAETQIIKKYSKVLERHKKLGLKQGLAKGLAVGSSGISFTIWAFLAWYGSRLVIHKQETGGRIYAAGISFVLSGISLGTALTEIRYVSEASVAAARICSRIDRISEIDGEDTAKGFIPEVKMKGRLEFEHVTFIYPSRPKSVVLKNFTITADVGESVALMGASGSGKSTVIALLQRFYDPCEGFVRIDGFDIKTLQLKWLRGHIGVVSQDHALFGTSIRENIMFGKDNASMDEVISAAKTANAHGFITQLPNGYDTHVGDRGALLSGGQKQRIAIARAIIRNPVILLLDEATSALDGESETLIQNALDQVAMGRTTLVVAHKLSTIRGANIIAMLENGSVKEVGSHEDLMMKNNHYAKLVKLQRQLTHEQRQDLSDGNKNPEIGQHWPTKKSISRLSIWSSPDLIVSPLSLESIHTIKVDDNIPSASFTRLIPMVSPEWKSSLVGCISAATFGAIQPVYALTIGGMISAFFAKNSQEMEDKIRIYSIIFTSLTFLSISLNLLQHYSFAKMGERLMQRLRLKMLEKIFTFEPAWFDMEENFSGELSSRLSNEASIVKSLVADRISLLVQTVSGVTIAMIIGLLLSWKLALVMIAVQPLSILCFYTRKVLLSNISFNYDYAQNRSSQIASEAIYNHKIVTSLGSTKKIIEIFDKAQYDAKRKGKKATWLAGFGMGSAQCLTFFTWALDFWYGGVLVQKGEISAGDVFKTFFVLVSTGKVIAEAGSMTSDLAKGSAAISSVFRILDRPSSQENINHGAKIETILGGIEMKNIDFAYPNRPSITVLRNFSLDIKPGTSIGLVGTSGCGKSTVVALIQRFYDVEIGCVKIDSVDLKDIDIKWYRKHTALVSQEPVIYSGSIRENIILGRPEATEDEVVGAAQAANAHDFISAMEKGYETECGERGIQLSGGQKQRIAIARAFLRNPIILLLDEVTSSLDSNSEHEVQDALARIMASRKMTTVVVAHRLNTLKNLDCITVIADGTVVETGSYDLLKNIGGQFSKLVHAHDLIS from the exons TGCAGTTTATACTTCGTATATTTGGGATTGGCAATCTTGGGAGTGGCATTTATGG AGGGGTACTGTTGGAGCAAAACAAGCGAGAGACAAGTTGTAAAGATTCGTCGAACATATCTTGAAGCTGTTCTCCGACAAGAAATTTCGTTCTTCGATTCAGATGCTTCCACTTCTGAAATAATACACACCATTTCAACTGATACTTCTCTCATCCNNN TTTTATTGCCATCTCAGGTGCCCATATTCTTGATGCACACATCAGTTTTCATCACTGGCCTTGTGTTTTCGGCATACTTTTCGTGGAGATTGACCATCGTGGCCATCCCAACACTTGCTCTTCTTCTAATCCCAGGGTTGATCTATGGAAAATATCTTGTTaatttatcaaagaaatctTTCAAAGAACACACGAAAGCAAACTCCATTATAGAACAGGCTCTAAGCTCCATCAAGACCATTCTTTCGTTCACGGCCGAGACTCAAATCATCAAGAAATATTCAAAGGTCTTGGAAAGGCACAAGAAGCTTGGGTTAAAGCAAGGTCTTGCCAAAGGTTTGGCAGTGGGAAGCTCAGGGATTTCATTCACCATTTGGGCTTTTCTTGCTTGGTACGGAAGCAGATTAGTGATCCACAAACAAGAAACCGGTGGCCGCATTTATGCAGCTGGAATCTCCTTTGTCTTGAGTGGCAT CTCTCTGGGGACGGCACTAACTGAAATAAGATATGTTTCGGAGGCATCAGTTGCCGCAGCTAGAATATGTTCAAGGATTGATagaatttcagagatagatgGTGAGGATACAGCAAAAGGATTCATACCAGAGGTGAAAATGAAGGGCAGACTTGAGTTTGAGCATGTAACCTTCATATATCCTTCTCGTCCAAAATCCGTAGTTCTCAAGAACTTCACTATCACAGCTGATGTTGGAGAAAGCGTAGCTCTGATGGGAGCTAGTGGAAGTGGTAAATCGACAGTGATTGCATTGCTGCAAAGGTTTTATGATCCATGTGAGGGGTTTGTGAGGATCGATGGGTTTGACATAAAGACTCTTCAGTTAAAATGGTTGAGAGGACACATTGGTGTCGTGAGTCAAGATCATGCTTTATTTGGAACGTCCATAAGGGAAAATATAATGTTTGGGAAAGATAATGCATCAATGGATGAAGTTATTTCAGCTGCAAAGACAGCAAATGCTCATGGGTTTATTACACAGTTACCGAATGGTTATGATACCCAT GTGGGTGATCGCGGGGCACTTTTATCAGGAGGTCAGAAACAACGAATTGCAATTGCACGGGCAATTATTAGAAACCCAGTGATTTTACTTCTAGATGAAGCAACAAGTGCATTAGATGGTGAATCTGAGACATTGATTCAAAACGCACTTGATCAAGTAGCCATGGGACGAACCACACTG GTGGTAGCGCATAAGCTTTCAACAATTAGAGGAGCGAATATCATTGCCATGTTAGAAAATGGTTCTGTTAAAGAAGTAGGTTCGCATGAAGatttgatgatgaagaacaacCATTATGCAAAACTCGTAAAACTTCAAAGGCAATTGACCCATGAACAACGACAAGATCTTAGCGATGGTAATAAAAATCCAGAGATAGGACAACATTGGCCTACTAAGAAAAGTATTAGTAGGCTAAGCATATGGTCATCTCCTGATCTCATTGTTTCTCCTCTATCATTGGAGAGCATTCACACAATCAAAGTCGATGATAATATCCCTTCTGCTTCATTCACTAGACTTATTCCAATGGTTTCTCCTGAGTGGAAGTCTTCTCTTGTCGGTTGCATATCAGCTGCAACATTTGGTGCAATCCAACCGGTTTACGCCTTAACCATTGGCGGTATGATCTCTGCATTTTTTGCAAAAAACTCACAAGAAATGGAGGATAAGATACGCATTTACTCCATAATCTTCACTTCCCTCACCTTTCTCTCCATCTCCCTTAATCTCCTTCAGCATTATAGTTTTGCCAAAATGGGTGAAAGGCTAATGCAAAGGCTTCGCTTGAAAATGCTCGAAAAAATCTTTACCTTTGAACCTGCCTGGTTTGATATGGAAGAGAACTTTAGTGGTGAGCTTTCTTCAAGGCTTAGTAATGAAGCGTCCATTGTCAAGTCCTTAGTAGCCGACAGAATATCCTTGCTTGTCCAGACCGTTTCAGGTGTGACAATTGCGATGATCATAGGTCTTCTACTTTCCTGGAAACTCGCGTTGGTCATGATCGCTGTTCAGCCTCTCTCTATCCTCTGCTTCTACACCAGAAAAGTTTTGCTCTCCAACATTTCCTTCAATTATGACTATGCACAAAACCGTAGCTCACAGATTGCATCAGAAGCTATTTACAACCACAAAATTGTTACATCCTTAGGGTCCACGAAGAAGATCATTGAAATATTTGATAAGGCTCAATATGATGCGAAAAGAAAGGGTAAGAAGGCAACATGGCTCGCAGGCTTTGGGATGGGGTCAGCACAATGCCTAACCTTCTTCACATGGGCATTAGACTTTTGGTATGGAGGAGTGTTGGTTCAAAAGGGGGAAATCTCAGCTGGGGATGTATTCAAAACGTTCTTTGTTTTAGTAAGCACCGGTAAAGTTATTGCGGAAGCAGGAAGCATGACTTCTGACCTTGCCAAGGGCTCTGCCGCCATTTCTTCTGTTTTCCGTATCCTTGATCGTCCTTCATCTCAA GAAAACATAAACCATGGAGCAAAAATTGAGACAATACTAGGGGGAatagaaatgaaaaatattgatttcgCGTACCCTAACCGGCCTAGTATTACGGTGCTTCGAAATTTTTCCTTGGACATCAAGCCTGGGACAAGCATTGGATTGGTTGGTACATCAGGATGCGGTAAATCAACAGTGGTAGCTTTGATTCAACGCTTCTATGATGTGGAAATAGGTTGTGTGAAAATAGACAGTGTGGATTTGaaagatatagatataaaatGGTATAGAAAACATACTGCTTTAGTTAGCCAAGAGCCAGTTATTTACTCTGGAAGTATCCGAGAAAATATTATACTCGGACGACCGGAAGCGACCGAGGATGAGGTTGTAGGCGCTGCTCAAGCCGCCAATGCTCACGATTTTATCTC GGCAATGGAGAAAGGATATGAAACCGAATGTGGAGAAAGAGGAATACAACtttctggtggtcaaaaacAGAGAATAGCTATTGCTAGAGCCTTTTTGAGAAATCCTATAATACTCCTACTTGATGAGGTTACGAGCTCCTTAGATTCTAACTCAGAGCATGAAGTTCAGGACGCTCTAGCTAGGATCATGGCTAGCCGGAAGATGACTACTGTAGTAGTGGCCCACCGCCTCAACACACTGAAAAACTTGGATTGTATCACGGTGATCGCAGATGGAACTGTAGTGGAGACAGGAAGTTACGACCTCTTGAAAAATATTGGAGGCCAGTTCTCTAAACTTGTACATGCTCATGATCTTATATCTTGA